Proteins from one Streptomyces genisteinicus genomic window:
- a CDS encoding PP2C family protein-serine/threonine phosphatase — MLDITSRLRVDVDAWVAAQMDMGVCDAIERNASAGRPAAMSAPQLPKVAGIDPTFPAPAHTSAAAHPMPDVSPPPGAVIQDRLAGWVSDLTTLHELTERLAATGTLDAALDELLDAGAALVGARRGMVVLEPPRDPAHDSVHAGAPGTAPAPRARGLGLARADLGHIETVPRDVTDLGAMLRDRHPGSPAPAPVARPDLLAGDLHPLHREVAVRLGFAATYTCPLARDGSGTLGAAVWMYDEPAEPVERQTHLVGLYMRYATEHLARLLELEHARATVATVAGELLPPRLPRVPGVGLAVRHRTGERGGGDFYDALPLPEGALGLAVGSVSGSGPSALAAMGRFRASLRAYAVMEGEDPVAVLSDLELLLRLTEPARTATALFAYAEPAARRIVLAGAGHTPPLVIGERRTEFAETSLSAPLGMLSCWEAPSAELTVEPGETVLLYTDGLLRRTGEAMDRAFAKLHSAAAGVPRSARSDPSAVAGHVLRTMLPDGLDRTDGAEDVVLLAARFD; from the coding sequence ATGCTGGACATCACCTCACGTCTGCGTGTAGATGTGGATGCATGGGTAGCGGCGCAGATGGACATGGGGGTTTGCGATGCTATTGAGCGAAACGCGTCGGCCGGAAGGCCGGCTGCCATGAGCGCCCCGCAACTGCCGAAAGTGGCCGGAATCGATCCCACATTTCCGGCCCCCGCGCACACTTCCGCCGCCGCGCACCCGATGCCGGACGTGTCTCCCCCGCCGGGCGCGGTCATCCAGGACCGGCTCGCCGGCTGGGTGTCCGACCTCACCACGCTCCACGAACTCACCGAGCGCCTGGCCGCGACCGGCACGCTCGACGCCGCACTCGACGAACTCCTGGACGCAGGAGCGGCACTCGTCGGCGCACGGCGCGGCATGGTGGTGCTGGAACCCCCGCGCGATCCGGCGCACGACAGCGTGCACGCCGGCGCCCCGGGAACCGCGCCCGCTCCGCGCGCCAGGGGCCTCGGCCTCGCCCGCGCCGACCTCGGCCACATCGAGACCGTCCCCCGCGACGTCACCGACCTCGGCGCGATGCTGCGCGACCGCCACCCCGGCAGCCCCGCTCCCGCGCCCGTCGCCCGCCCCGACCTCCTCGCCGGCGACCTCCACCCGCTCCACCGCGAGGTCGCCGTCCGCCTCGGCTTCGCCGCCACCTACACCTGCCCGCTGGCCCGCGACGGTTCCGGCACGCTCGGCGCCGCGGTCTGGATGTACGACGAACCGGCCGAACCGGTCGAACGGCAGACCCACCTCGTCGGCCTCTACATGCGCTACGCCACCGAGCACCTGGCGCGGCTGCTGGAACTGGAGCACGCCCGCGCCACCGTGGCGACCGTCGCCGGCGAACTGCTCCCCCCGCGGCTGCCCCGCGTCCCCGGCGTCGGCCTCGCCGTCCGCCACCGCACCGGCGAGCGGGGCGGCGGCGACTTCTACGACGCGCTGCCGCTGCCGGAGGGCGCGCTGGGCCTCGCCGTCGGCTCGGTGAGCGGATCGGGTCCGAGCGCGCTCGCCGCGATGGGCCGCTTCCGCGCGTCCCTGCGCGCCTACGCGGTGATGGAGGGAGAGGACCCGGTCGCGGTCCTGTCCGACCTGGAGCTGCTGCTGCGGCTGACCGAGCCCGCCCGCACGGCGACCGCGCTCTTCGCGTACGCCGAGCCGGCCGCGCGCAGGATCGTGCTCGCGGGGGCGGGGCACACTCCGCCGCTGGTGATCGGCGAGCGGCGGACCGAGTTCGCCGAGACGTCGCTGTCGGCCCCGCTGGGCATGCTCTCCTGCTGGGAGGCGCCGAGCGCGGAGCTGACCGTCGAACCGGGAGAAACGGTGCTGCTCTACACCGACGGGCTCCTGCGGCGCACCGGGGAGGCCATGGACCGGGCGTTCGCGAAGCTGCACTCGGCAGCCGCGGGAGTGCCGCGGTCCGCGCGCAGCGACCCGTCGGCCGTCGCCGGCCATGTGCTGCGCACGATGCTGCCCGACGGCCTGGACCGGACGGACGGAGCCGAGGACGTGGTCCTGCTCGCCGCCCGCTTTGACTGA
- a CDS encoding aminopeptidase P family protein produces the protein MAEELTPETPEEEQPIKQRKNGLYPGVSDELAENMTTGWADTELHGLEPLPQAAHTAARRAALSARFPGERLVIPAGNLKTRSNDTDYSFRASTEYAYLTGDQTEDGVLVLEPKAGGHEATVHLLPRSNRENGEFWLSGQGELWVGRRHSLAEAEQILGVPARDVRELADTLREAAGPVRVVRGHDAGVETALTDKVTAERDEELRVYLSEARAVKDEFEIGELQKACDSTARGFEDVVKVLDKAQATSERYIEGTFFLRARVEGNDVGYGSICAAGPHATTLHWVRNDGPVRSGDLLLLDAGVETTTLYTADVTRTLPISGRYTEIQRKVYDAVYDAQEAGIAAVKPGGKYRDFHDAAQRVLAERLVEWGLVEGPVERVLELGLQRRWTLHGTGHMLGMDVHDCAAARTEAYVDGTLEPGMCLTVEPGLYFQADDLTVPEEYRGIGVRIEDDILVTEDGNRNLSDSLPRRADEVEAWMAALKG, from the coding sequence GTGGCGGAGGAGCTCACCCCGGAGACCCCGGAAGAGGAGCAGCCGATCAAGCAGCGCAAGAACGGCCTGTACCCGGGCGTGTCCGACGAGCTGGCCGAGAACATGACCACGGGGTGGGCCGACACCGAGCTGCACGGTCTCGAACCGCTCCCGCAGGCCGCGCACACGGCGGCCCGCCGTGCCGCGCTGTCGGCGCGCTTTCCCGGCGAGCGCCTGGTGATCCCCGCGGGCAACCTGAAGACCCGCTCCAACGACACCGACTACAGCTTCCGCGCCTCCACCGAGTACGCGTACCTGACCGGCGACCAGACCGAGGACGGCGTGCTCGTCCTGGAGCCGAAGGCCGGCGGCCACGAGGCCACCGTCCACCTGCTGCCGCGCTCGAACCGCGAGAACGGCGAGTTCTGGCTCTCGGGCCAGGGCGAGCTGTGGGTCGGCCGCCGCCACTCGCTGGCCGAGGCCGAGCAGATCCTCGGCGTCCCCGCCCGCGACGTGCGCGAGCTCGCCGACACGCTGCGCGAGGCGGCCGGCCCGGTCCGCGTGGTGCGCGGCCACGACGCCGGCGTCGAGACGGCCCTGACCGACAAGGTCACCGCGGAGCGCGACGAAGAGCTGCGGGTGTACCTCTCCGAGGCGCGCGCCGTGAAGGACGAGTTCGAGATCGGCGAGCTCCAGAAGGCGTGCGACTCGACCGCCCGCGGTTTCGAGGACGTCGTCAAGGTCCTCGACAAGGCCCAGGCCACCAGCGAGCGCTACATCGAGGGCACGTTCTTCCTGCGCGCCCGCGTCGAGGGCAACGACGTCGGCTACGGCTCCATCTGCGCCGCCGGCCCGCACGCCACCACCCTCCACTGGGTGCGCAACGACGGCCCGGTCCGCTCCGGCGACCTGCTGCTGCTCGACGCCGGCGTGGAGACCACCACCCTCTACACCGCCGACGTCACCCGCACCCTGCCGATCAGCGGCCGCTACACCGAGATCCAGCGCAAGGTCTACGACGCGGTGTACGACGCCCAGGAGGCCGGCATCGCCGCGGTGAAGCCGGGTGGCAAGTACCGCGACTTCCACGACGCCGCGCAGCGGGTGCTCGCCGAGCGGCTGGTCGAGTGGGGCCTCGTCGAGGGCCCGGTGGAGCGGGTCCTCGAACTGGGCCTCCAGCGTCGCTGGACGCTCCACGGCACCGGCCACATGCTCGGCATGGACGTCCACGACTGCGCCGCCGCCCGCACCGAGGCGTACGTCGACGGGACGCTGGAGCCCGGTATGTGCCTGACCGTCGAGCCCGGTCTCTACTTCCAGGCCGACGACCTCACGGTGCCCGAGGAGTACCGCGGCATCGGCGTCCGCATCGAGGACGACATCCTCGTCACCGAGGACGGCAACCGGAACCTCAGCGACTCGCTGCCGCGCCGGGCGGACGAGGTCGAGGCGTGGATGGCCGCGCTGAAGGGCTGA
- a CDS encoding ATP-binding protein, with translation MSIWWSLRLRRDAASVPLARRLLLGAMETAGVDPDISYDLSVALTEACANAVEHGGGPGPADGDPAAEYRVTAYLDGEKCRIEVADSGPGFDRRPVPYREGPGGEAPATAESGRGLCLIEQLADHVHVRSRPGLGAVVSFDKILKWREGALLGLS, from the coding sequence ATGAGCATCTGGTGGTCACTCCGTCTGCGGCGCGACGCCGCGAGCGTTCCACTGGCCCGCCGGCTGCTGCTCGGCGCCATGGAGACGGCCGGCGTCGACCCGGACATCTCCTACGACCTGTCGGTCGCGCTCACCGAGGCGTGCGCCAACGCCGTGGAGCACGGCGGGGGTCCCGGTCCGGCGGACGGCGACCCGGCGGCCGAGTACCGGGTGACGGCGTACCTGGACGGGGAGAAGTGCCGTATCGAGGTCGCCGACTCGGGGCCCGGGTTCGACCGCCGTCCCGTCCCGTACCGCGAGGGCCCCGGCGGCGAGGCGCCGGCGACGGCGGAGAGCGGCCGGGGGCTGTGTCTGATCGAGCAGCTCGCCGACCACGTCCATGTGCGCAGCAGGCCGGGGCTGGGCGCGGTGGTCAGCTTCGACAAGATCCTCAAATGGCGCGAGGGCGCACTGCTCGGTCTCTCCTGA
- a CDS encoding YcnI family protein, whose translation MNVSRLTAAAAVAAASVVALSGTAFAHVSVQPQGEAAKGGYATVNFKVPNERDNASTVKLEVSMPTGHPLASVMPQDVPGWKAEVTRSKLDKPLEVHGKQITEAVTKVTWTADGSKIAPGRFQQFPVSLGQLPEDADQLVFKALQTYDNDEVVRWIEEPVEGGEEPESPAPVLQLSAASGDHHGGGAADTAADDKNAGHDDGDAHTEAAASSDSSDTTARVLGGVGIAVGAAGVAFGVMAGRRRA comes from the coding sequence ATGAACGTCTCCCGCCTCACCGCCGCCGCCGCCGTCGCCGCCGCCTCCGTCGTGGCCCTCTCCGGCACCGCGTTCGCCCACGTCAGCGTCCAGCCGCAGGGCGAGGCCGCCAAGGGCGGCTACGCCACCGTCAACTTCAAGGTCCCGAACGAGCGGGACAACGCCTCCACCGTGAAGCTGGAGGTGTCCATGCCGACCGGGCACCCGCTGGCGTCCGTGATGCCGCAGGACGTCCCCGGCTGGAAGGCCGAGGTCACCCGGTCCAAGCTCGACAAGCCGCTCGAGGTCCACGGCAAGCAGATCACCGAGGCCGTCACCAAGGTGACCTGGACCGCCGACGGCTCGAAGATCGCGCCCGGCCGCTTCCAGCAGTTCCCCGTCTCCCTCGGCCAGCTGCCCGAGGACGCGGACCAGCTGGTCTTCAAGGCCCTCCAGACGTACGACAACGACGAGGTCGTGCGCTGGATCGAGGAGCCCGTGGAGGGCGGCGAGGAGCCCGAGTCCCCCGCACCCGTGCTCCAGCTCTCCGCCGCCTCCGGCGACCACCACGGCGGCGGGGCCGCCGACACCGCCGCCGACGACAAGAACGCCGGCCACGACGACGGGGACGCGCACACCGAGGCCGCCGCCTCGTCCGACAGCAGCGACACCACCGCCCGGGTCCTCGGCGGCGTCGGCATCGCCGTCGGCGCCGCGGGCGTGGCGTTCGGCGTCATGGCCGGCCGCCGCCGCGCCTGA
- a CDS encoding SCO family protein, producing MRKKTVLAAALVVAAGLSLSACSSGGDTPASSGFEVSAQPRTGAATVLDQPFAKPDLVLKDTRGETFDLRERTKGRPTLIYFGYTHCPDVCPLTMSNLAIAKKQLPKADQDKLQVVFVTTDPERDTSAELAKWLPAAGDPSFIGLTGDFPAIQAGAKQIGIGIDPPKKEKDGTVVSMHGAQVVAFSPTTDEGYVLYGEDTTADAWAKDLPKLVAGEKP from the coding sequence ATGCGCAAGAAGACCGTGCTCGCGGCCGCCCTCGTGGTGGCCGCGGGGCTCTCCCTCTCCGCCTGCTCCTCCGGCGGGGACACCCCCGCCTCCTCCGGCTTCGAGGTCTCGGCGCAGCCGAGGACCGGGGCCGCGACCGTGCTCGACCAGCCCTTCGCCAAGCCCGACCTGGTGCTGAAGGACACCCGCGGTGAGACGTTCGACCTCCGGGAGCGGACCAAGGGCAGGCCGACGCTGATCTACTTCGGCTACACCCACTGCCCCGACGTCTGCCCGCTGACGATGAGCAACCTCGCCATCGCGAAGAAGCAGCTGCCGAAGGCCGACCAGGACAAGCTGCAGGTCGTCTTCGTCACCACGGACCCGGAGCGCGACACCTCCGCCGAACTGGCCAAGTGGCTGCCCGCCGCGGGCGATCCGTCGTTCATCGGCCTGACCGGCGACTTCCCGGCCATCCAGGCCGGTGCCAAGCAGATCGGCATCGGCATCGACCCGCCGAAGAAGGAGAAGGACGGCACCGTCGTGTCCATGCACGGCGCCCAGGTCGTCGCCTTCTCGCCGACGACGGACGAGGGCTACGTCCTGTACGGCGAGGACACCACCGCCGACGCCTGGGCGAAGGACCTGCCCAAGCTGGTCGCGGGGGAGAAGCCGTGA
- a CDS encoding copper chaperone PCu(A)C, with the protein MTRGRARLALAAALVSSLVLAGCSSAGEPELRVDGAFMPQPVSDMAAGFLTVVNDGGQADRLTSVTSDISDDVTIHETKDQKMREVASFDIPADGSLDLERGGNHIMFMSLKQRPREGDKVSLELHFEKSDPITVDVPVKETTYNPQH; encoded by the coding sequence GTGACCCGCGGACGCGCCCGCCTGGCCCTGGCGGCCGCTCTGGTGTCGTCGCTCGTGCTGGCCGGCTGCTCGTCGGCCGGGGAGCCCGAACTGCGGGTCGACGGGGCCTTCATGCCCCAGCCGGTGAGCGACATGGCCGCCGGTTTCCTGACCGTCGTCAACGACGGCGGCCAGGCGGACCGGCTCACCTCGGTCACCAGCGACATCTCGGACGACGTCACGATCCACGAGACGAAGGACCAGAAGATGCGCGAGGTGGCGTCGTTCGACATCCCCGCGGACGGCAGCCTCGATCTCGAACGCGGCGGCAACCACATCATGTTCATGTCGCTGAAGCAGCGCCCCCGGGAGGGCGACAAGGTCTCCCTGGAGCTGCACTTCGAGAAGTCGGACCCGATCACCGTGGACGTCCCCGTCAAGGAGACGACCTACAACCCGCAGCACTGA